One genomic window of Procambarus clarkii isolate CNS0578487 chromosome 43, FALCON_Pclarkii_2.0, whole genome shotgun sequence includes the following:
- the LOC123756041 gene encoding DBF4-type zinc finger-containing protein 2 homolog produces MRLMAPCPCEDMRLMASCPPEDMRLLAPCPCEDMRLLAPCPCEDMRFMASCPSEDVRLMAPCPCDDMRLMAPCPPKDMRLMASCPPEDMRLLAPCPCEDMRFMASCPSEDVRLMAPCPCDDMRLMAPCPPKDMRLMASCPPEDMRLLAPCPCEDMRFMASCPSEDVRLMAPCPCDDMRLMAPCPPKDMRLMAPCPSEDMRLMAPCPCEDMRLMASCPPEDMRFMAPCPCEDMRLMASCPPEDMRLMAPCPPKDMRLMAPCPSEDMRLMAPCPCEDMRLMASCPPEDMRFMAPCPCEDMRLMAPCPCEDMRLMAPCPPKDMRLMAPCPSEDMRLMAPCPCEDMRLVAPCPTEDMRLKAPYPPEDIPPL; encoded by the coding sequence ATGAGGCTCATGGCTCCGTGTCCCTGTGAGGATATGAGGCTCATGGCTTCGTGTCCCCCTGAGGATATGAGGCTCCTGGCTCCGTGTCCCTGTGAGGATATGAGGCTCCTGGCTCCGTGTCCCTGTGAGGATATGAGGTTCATGGCTTCGTGTCCCTCTGAGGATGTGAGGCTCATGGCTCCGTGTCCCTGTGATGATATGAGGCTCATGGCTCCGTGTCCCCCTAAGGATATGAGGCTCATGGCTTCGTGTCCCCCTGAGGATATGAGGCTCCTGGCTCCGTGTCCCTGTGAGGATATGAGGTTCATGGCTTCGTGTCCCTCTGAGGATGTGAGGCTCATGGCTCCGTGTCCCTGTGATGATATGAGGCTCATGGCTCCGTGTCCCCCTAAGGATATGAGGCTCATGGCTTCGTGTCCCCCTGAGGATATGAGGCTCCTGGCTCCGTGTCCCTGTGAGGATATGAGGTTCATGGCTTCGTGTCCCTCTGAGGATGTGAGGCTCATGGCTCCGTGTCCCTGTGATGATATGAGGCTCATGGCTCCGTGTCCCCCTAAGGATATGAGGCTCATGGCTCCGTGTCCCTCTGAGGATATGAGGCTCATGGCTCCGTGTCCCTGTGAGGATATGAGGCTCATGGCTTCGTGTCCCCCTGAGGATATGAGGTTCATGGCTCCGTGTCCCTGTGAGGATATGAGGCTCATGGCTTCGTGTCCCCCTGAGGATATGAGGCTCATGGCTCCGTGTCCCCCTAAGGATATGAGGCTCATGGCTCCGTGTCCCTCTGAGGATATGAGGCTCATGGCTCCGTGTCCCTGTGAGGATATGAGGCTCATGGCTTCGTGTCCCCCTGAGGATATGAGGTTCATGGCTCCGTGTCCCTGTGAGGATATGAGGCTCATGGCTCCGTGTCCCTGTGAGGATATGAGACTCATGGCTCCGTGTCCCCCTAAGGATATGAGGCTCATGGCTCCGTGTCCCTCTGAGGATATGAGGCTCATGGCTCCGTGTCCCTGTGAGGATATGAGGCTCGTGGCTCCGTGTCCCACTGAGGATATGAGACTCAAGGCTCCGTATCCCCCGGAGGATATTCCTCCATTATGA